The following proteins come from a genomic window of Aquabacterium sp. A3:
- a CDS encoding TetR/AcrR family transcriptional regulator, whose translation MSSVLTRTTPRRTKSQLRLQDLLAAARRVFSEQGYQRATMAMIAQETGVSEATVFTYFAGKRELCIQVIKDWYDEITRDLEDTVPRLHGTHARLAHVIRSHLVTLLADGSGMCALVLSEGRSAALSEPELAKVLTDCKRRYTAPLMRCLADAQAAGDIRQDMPLGLLRDLIYGAMEHVLWDAIGKARRPPIDATAEQLTTLIWAALMPPESNAAQLQRFRDEVIAALKHVQTPR comes from the coding sequence ATGTCATCTGTTCTGACACGCACCACGCCCCGCCGCACCAAGTCCCAGCTGCGTCTTCAGGACCTGCTGGCTGCGGCCCGGCGCGTCTTCTCCGAGCAGGGCTACCAGCGCGCCACCATGGCCATGATTGCGCAGGAAACCGGCGTCTCGGAGGCCACCGTGTTCACCTACTTTGCGGGCAAGCGCGAGTTGTGCATCCAGGTGATCAAGGACTGGTATGACGAAATCACCCGAGACCTGGAGGACACCGTGCCCCGGCTGCATGGCACCCACGCTCGGCTGGCACACGTGATTCGATCTCACCTGGTCACGCTGCTGGCCGACGGCTCAGGCATGTGTGCACTGGTGCTCAGCGAAGGCCGCTCGGCGGCCTTGAGCGAACCCGAACTGGCCAAGGTGCTGACCGATTGCAAGCGGCGCTACACCGCGCCGCTGATGCGCTGCCTGGCCGATGCGCAGGCCGCAGGCGACATCCGGCAGGACATGCCGCTGGGCCTGCTGCGCGATTTGATCTACGGCGCCATGGAGCACGTGCTGTGGGACGCCATCGGCAAGGCCCGCCGCCCCCCCATTGACGCCACGGCCGAACAACTCACGACGCTGATCTGGGCCGCACTGATGCCGCCCGAATCGAACGCGGCCCAACTGCAGCGCTTCAGGGACGAGGTCATCGCCGCCCTGAAGCACGTGCAGACCCCGCGCTGA
- a CDS encoding acyl-CoA thioesterase — translation MASSSIMPTDRHPFTWDLPHPHILQVRVGPQHIDVMRHTNNVVYLQWLEDVAWSHSMHLGLGPAEYEALGHGMVVRQHELNYLQATRLDEDLSLATWITQIDRINLHRRYQFVRPSDGQTVFRAASHFVCVDIAQGRLKRMPEPFQRIYGAAVVSSAPMGSSMGADGR, via the coding sequence ATGGCATCATCGTCCATCATGCCCACCGACCGTCATCCCTTCACCTGGGACCTGCCCCATCCGCACATCCTGCAAGTGCGCGTTGGGCCTCAACACATCGATGTGATGAGGCACACCAACAACGTGGTTTACCTTCAATGGCTGGAGGACGTGGCCTGGTCGCACTCGATGCACCTGGGTCTGGGGCCCGCCGAATACGAGGCGCTGGGCCACGGCATGGTGGTGCGCCAGCACGAGCTGAACTACCTGCAGGCCACTCGCCTGGATGAAGACCTCAGTCTGGCCACCTGGATCACCCAGATTGATCGCATCAACCTGCATCGCCGCTACCAGTTTGTCCGGCCATCCGATGGGCAGACGGTGTTTCGAGCCGCGTCTCATTTTGTGTGTGTGGACATCGCGCAGGGACGCTTGAAGCGCATGCCCGAGCCGTTTCAGCGCATCTATGGCGCTGCGGTGGTGTCGTCGGCGCCCATGGGCTCAAGTATGGGTGCCGACGGCCGATAA
- a CDS encoding enoyl-CoA hydratase/isomerase family protein — translation MTTPLQHLDVQRQGAVATVRLNRPDVRNAFHADTVAELTRVFASFQDDAGLRAVVLGSTGTAFCSGADLNWMRQTADYSWVDNHRDASRLANMLWTLTCCPVPVIAEVQGDCYGGGVGLVSCCDVVVAAEAAQFCLSEARLGLIPATISPYVIHAIGERAARRYFVTSERFSAARAQAMGLVHEVVASDQLAATTQGIVESILHNGPHAVRECKTLVREIGSRPITHELRDITARRIADVRASDEGKAGLNAFLTRSTPPWVAGH, via the coding sequence ATGACCACCCCACTTCAACACCTGGATGTTCAACGGCAAGGGGCCGTGGCCACCGTGCGGCTCAACCGCCCCGATGTGCGCAACGCCTTTCACGCCGACACCGTGGCCGAGCTCACGCGGGTCTTTGCCTCGTTTCAGGACGACGCCGGCTTGCGCGCCGTGGTGCTGGGCTCCACCGGCACCGCGTTTTGCTCAGGGGCCGATCTGAACTGGATGCGCCAGACCGCCGACTACAGCTGGGTGGACAACCACCGCGATGCCTCGCGGCTGGCCAACATGCTGTGGACGCTGACCTGCTGCCCGGTGCCCGTGATCGCCGAGGTGCAGGGCGATTGCTACGGCGGCGGCGTGGGCCTGGTGTCGTGCTGCGACGTGGTGGTGGCGGCCGAGGCGGCCCAGTTCTGCCTGTCCGAAGCGCGGCTGGGCCTGATCCCCGCCACCATCAGCCCCTATGTGATCCACGCCATCGGCGAGCGGGCGGCGCGACGGTACTTTGTCACCTCCGAGCGTTTTTCGGCCGCGCGTGCGCAAGCCATGGGCCTGGTGCACGAGGTGGTGGCCTCTGACCAGCTGGCGGCGACCACGCAGGGCATCGTCGAGTCCATCTTGCACAACGGGCCCCATGCGGTGCGCGAATGCAAGACCTTGGTGCGCGAGATCGGCAGCCGCCCGATCACACACGAACTGCGCGACATCACCGCCCGCCGCATCGCCGACGTGCGCGCCAGCGACGAGGGCAAGGCGGGCTTGAACGCATTCCTCACACGCAGCACGCCGCCGTGGGTGGCCGGACACTGA
- a CDS encoding carboxyl transferase domain-containing protein, whose amino-acid sequence MPVLTTQLNPRSQAYQASALAMQALVDDMDHQLATVALGGGDAARTKHLARGKLLPRDRVTQLLDAGSPFLEVAPLAALNVYDNAAPCAGVIAGIGRVAGVECMVVCNDATVKGGTYYPLTVKKHLRAQEIAQQNRLPCIYLVDSGGANLPNQDEVFPDRDHFGRIFYNQAHMSAAGIPQIAVVMGSCTAGGAYVPAMSDETIIVAQQGTIFLGGPPLVKAATGEEVTAEDLGGGDVHTRLSGVADHLARDDEHALAIARQCVARLNWRKSPALSLVTPRPPLLDEAELMGVIPADTRKPFDVREVIARLVDGSEFDEFKARYGATLVCGFAHIEGMPVGIVANNGILFSESANKGAHFIELCCQRKVPLVFLQNITGFMVGRKVENEGIARAGAKMVTAVSCAQVPKFTVIIGGSFGAGNYGMCGRAFNPRFVWMWPNARISVMGGEQAASVLATVKRDGIEAKGGQWSADDEAAFKAPIRDQYEAQGHPYYATARLWDDGLIRPTDTRRVLALALSASLNAPIPETRFGVFRM is encoded by the coding sequence ATGCCCGTGCTGACCACCCAGCTCAACCCGCGCAGCCAGGCCTACCAGGCCAGTGCCCTGGCCATGCAGGCCCTGGTCGACGACATGGACCACCAGCTGGCCACCGTGGCCCTGGGCGGCGGTGACGCCGCCCGCACCAAACACCTGGCGCGAGGCAAGCTGCTGCCACGCGACCGCGTGACCCAACTGCTCGACGCTGGCTCGCCTTTTCTGGAAGTGGCGCCGCTGGCCGCCTTGAACGTGTACGACAACGCCGCCCCCTGCGCGGGCGTGATCGCCGGCATCGGGCGCGTGGCGGGCGTGGAATGCATGGTGGTGTGCAACGACGCCACGGTGAAGGGCGGCACCTACTACCCGCTGACCGTCAAGAAGCACCTGCGCGCGCAAGAGATCGCGCAGCAAAACCGCCTGCCCTGCATCTACCTGGTCGACTCGGGCGGCGCCAACCTGCCCAATCAAGACGAAGTGTTTCCTGACCGCGACCACTTCGGTCGCATCTTCTACAACCAGGCCCACATGAGCGCGGCCGGCATCCCGCAGATCGCGGTGGTGATGGGCTCGTGCACCGCGGGTGGTGCCTATGTCCCGGCCATGAGCGACGAGACCATCATCGTGGCCCAGCAGGGCACCATCTTCCTGGGCGGCCCACCCCTGGTCAAAGCCGCCACGGGCGAAGAGGTCACGGCCGAGGACCTGGGCGGCGGCGACGTGCACACGCGCCTGTCGGGTGTGGCCGACCACCTGGCGCGCGACGACGAGCACGCGCTGGCGATCGCGCGGCAGTGTGTGGCGCGGCTGAACTGGCGCAAGTCACCAGCGCTGTCGCTGGTCACACCCCGCCCTCCGCTGCTGGATGAAGCCGAGCTGATGGGCGTGATCCCGGCCGACACCCGAAAGCCCTTTGACGTGCGCGAGGTCATCGCCCGCCTGGTCGACGGATCGGAGTTCGACGAGTTCAAGGCCCGCTATGGCGCCACGCTGGTGTGCGGCTTCGCGCACATCGAAGGCATGCCCGTGGGCATCGTGGCCAACAACGGCATTTTGTTTTCAGAGTCGGCCAACAAGGGCGCGCACTTCATCGAGCTGTGCTGCCAGCGCAAGGTGCCCCTGGTCTTCCTGCAAAACATCACCGGCTTCATGGTGGGCCGCAAGGTCGAGAACGAAGGCATCGCGCGGGCCGGCGCCAAGATGGTGACGGCGGTGTCGTGCGCGCAGGTGCCCAAATTCACCGTCATCATCGGCGGCAGCTTCGGCGCCGGCAACTACGGCATGTGCGGTCGCGCCTTCAACCCGCGCTTCGTGTGGATGTGGCCGAACGCGCGCATCAGCGTGATGGGCGGCGAGCAGGCGGCGTCGGTGCTGGCCACGGTCAAGCGCGATGGCATCGAAGCCAAGGGCGGCCAGTGGAGCGCCGACGACGAAGCCGCGTTCAAGGCCCCCATCCGCGATCAGTACGAGGCGCAAGGCCACCCCTACTACGCCACCGCTCGCCTCTGGGACGATGGCCTGATCCGCCCCACCGACACCCGCCGCGTGCTGGCCCTGGCGCTCAGCGCCAGCCTGAACGCCCCCATCCCCGAGACGCGCTTTGGCGTCTTCCGCATGTGA
- a CDS encoding SDR family NAD(P)-dependent oxidoreductase, with the protein MQWTDAVMIVTGGSSGLGAAAALAAWQAGGRVVLADRQPPTDTHGLMQSDPSQARWCWVPTDVTDTAQAQASVQAAMDRFGRLDVLLNAAGIGAAEKLHGRSGSHGLDTFQKVIQVNLVGTFNMMRLAVAAMLASPARTGDDGAGSRGVIVNTASIAAFDGQMGQVAYAASKGGVVSMTLPAARDLARDRIRVVTIAPGIFATPMMASLPQEVQQSLGQGVPHPARLGAPAEYAALVRHIVDNDYLNGEVIRLDGALRMAPR; encoded by the coding sequence ATGCAATGGACCGACGCCGTGATGATCGTGACCGGGGGCAGCTCTGGCCTGGGCGCCGCCGCCGCCCTCGCAGCCTGGCAGGCTGGCGGGCGCGTGGTGCTGGCAGACCGACAGCCGCCAACCGACACCCATGGGCTGATGCAGTCCGACCCCTCGCAAGCGCGCTGGTGCTGGGTGCCCACCGACGTGACGGACACGGCGCAGGCTCAGGCCTCGGTGCAAGCGGCCATGGACCGCTTTGGCCGTCTGGATGTGCTGCTCAACGCAGCCGGCATTGGCGCTGCTGAAAAACTGCACGGTCGATCTGGCTCGCACGGGCTGGACACCTTTCAGAAGGTCATCCAGGTGAACCTGGTGGGCACCTTCAACATGATGCGCCTGGCGGTGGCCGCGATGCTGGCCTCGCCGGCTCGAACGGGTGACGATGGCGCAGGGTCGCGTGGGGTGATCGTCAACACCGCGTCCATCGCGGCCTTCGACGGGCAGATGGGCCAGGTGGCCTACGCCGCCTCCAAAGGCGGGGTGGTGTCCATGACGCTGCCGGCCGCACGCGATCTGGCCAGAGACCGCATCCGCGTGGTCACGATCGCACCCGGCATCTTTGCCACGCCGATGATGGCGAGTCTGCCTCAAGAAGTACAACAATCGCTGGGTCAGGGTGTGCCCCACCCAGCCCGGCTGGGCGCACCTGCAGAGTACGCCGCCCTGGTTCGCCACATCGTCGACAACGATTACCTCAATGGCGAAGTCATCAGGCTGGATGGGGCCTTGCGCATGGCGCCTCGCTGA
- a CDS encoding acetyl/propionyl/methylcrotonyl-CoA carboxylase subunit alpha gives MFTKILIANRGEIACRVAATARRMGVRTVAVYSEADAQARHVQACDEAVCIGPASPRDSYLRADRILEVAKAAGAQAVHPGYGFLSENEGFAQACLDAGIAFIGPPPSAIAAMGSKSAAKALMARAGVPLVPGYHGDRQEPDFLLAQAEAIGFPVLIKASAGGGGKGMRIVRQADEFTAALASCQREAQASFGDQHVLVERYVTQPRHIEIQVFADAHGQVIHLGERDCSVQRRHQKVLEEAPAPGMTPELRAQMGAAAVAAAQSVGYVGAGTVEFICEQDGRFYFMEMNTRLQVEHPVTEAITGLDLVEWQLRVASGEPLPLTQAQVCLQGHAIEARICAEQPEAGFLPAIGALRTMRTPEASAFRMAPVRIDSGVAAGDAISPHYDSMIAKLIVHGADRQQALERLATALLDLQITGLHHNVDFLQRLVGTRSFQTAQLDTALIEREHEALFGVRDETALTRLALAAACQRWWHDQQHPAPSGPWAQGDGWALHGEQRRVLRWQPSATPHAPPITVTLVQARDGRLAMHMGDAVVPLTTGLGQVDRDGDTFDAFTRLGHLSLRWLNPLNVADAASAPTGQLTAPMPGKVAALLVAVGDVVRAGQAVVVTEAMKMEHTLCAPRDGRVTELLCRAGDQVPEGAELLRIESD, from the coding sequence ATGTTCACCAAGATCCTGATCGCCAACCGGGGTGAGATCGCTTGCCGGGTGGCGGCCACGGCCAGGCGCATGGGCGTCCGCACCGTGGCCGTCTATTCCGAGGCCGATGCCCAGGCGCGCCATGTGCAGGCCTGCGACGAGGCCGTCTGCATCGGGCCGGCCAGCCCGCGCGACAGCTACCTGCGCGCCGACCGCATCCTGGAGGTGGCGAAGGCCGCCGGCGCCCAGGCCGTTCACCCCGGCTACGGCTTCCTGTCTGAAAACGAAGGCTTCGCCCAGGCCTGCCTGGACGCGGGCATCGCCTTCATCGGCCCACCGCCGTCGGCCATCGCGGCCATGGGCAGCAAATCGGCCGCCAAGGCCTTGATGGCGCGGGCTGGTGTGCCCTTAGTGCCGGGCTACCACGGTGACCGCCAGGAGCCTGACTTCCTGTTGGCGCAAGCCGAGGCCATCGGCTTTCCGGTGTTGATCAAGGCCAGCGCGGGCGGCGGCGGCAAGGGCATGCGCATCGTGCGCCAGGCCGACGAATTCACAGCCGCGCTGGCGTCTTGTCAGCGCGAGGCGCAGGCCAGCTTCGGCGACCAGCACGTGCTGGTCGAGCGTTACGTCACGCAGCCCAGGCACATCGAAATCCAGGTGTTCGCCGATGCGCACGGCCAGGTGATCCACCTGGGCGAGCGCGACTGCTCGGTGCAACGCCGCCACCAGAAGGTGCTGGAAGAAGCCCCGGCCCCCGGCATGACGCCCGAGCTGCGCGCGCAGATGGGTGCCGCCGCCGTGGCCGCCGCCCAGAGTGTGGGCTACGTGGGCGCGGGCACGGTGGAGTTCATCTGCGAACAGGATGGTCGCTTCTACTTCATGGAGATGAACACGCGCCTGCAGGTGGAGCACCCGGTCACGGAGGCCATCACCGGGCTCGACCTGGTGGAGTGGCAACTGCGCGTGGCCTCGGGCGAGCCACTGCCGCTCACACAAGCGCAGGTGTGCCTGCAGGGCCACGCCATCGAGGCGCGCATCTGTGCCGAGCAGCCCGAGGCCGGCTTCCTGCCCGCCATCGGCGCGCTGCGCACGATGCGCACGCCCGAGGCCAGCGCCTTCCGCATGGCACCCGTGCGCATCGACAGCGGCGTGGCGGCCGGCGACGCCATCTCGCCGCACTATGACTCGATGATCGCCAAGCTCATCGTGCATGGGGCGGACCGCCAGCAGGCGCTGGAGCGTCTGGCCACGGCGCTGCTGGATTTGCAGATCACCGGCCTGCACCACAACGTGGATTTTCTGCAGCGCCTGGTGGGCACGCGGTCATTTCAAACGGCACAGCTCGACACGGCCTTGATCGAGCGTGAGCATGAGGCCTTGTTCGGTGTGCGTGACGAGACGGCGCTGACCAGGTTGGCACTGGCGGCGGCCTGCCAGCGCTGGTGGCATGACCAGCAGCACCCTGCCCCCTCGGGCCCCTGGGCCCAGGGCGATGGCTGGGCGCTGCATGGCGAACAACGCCGTGTGCTGCGATGGCAGCCGAGCGCCACCCCGCACGCGCCACCAATCACCGTCACGCTGGTTCAGGCCCGCGACGGCCGGCTGGCCATGCACATGGGCGACGCCGTGGTGCCACTCACCACCGGGCTGGGTCAGGTGGACCGCGATGGCGACACCTTCGACGCCTTCACCCGCCTGGGTCACCTCAGCCTGCGCTGGCTGAACCCGCTGAACGTGGCGGACGCGGCCTCAGCCCCCACCGGCCAACTCACCGCGCCCATGCCTGGCAAGGTGGCGGCCCTGCTGGTGGCCGTGGGTGACGTGGTGCGCGCCGGACAAGCCGTCGTCGTCACTGAAGCGATGAAGATGGAGCACACCTTGTGCGCGCCACGAGACGGTCGTGTCACGGAACTGTTGTGTCGCGCAGGCGATCAGGTGCCGGAAGGCGCCGAATTGCTGCGCATCGAATCCGATTGA
- a CDS encoding methyl-accepting chemotaxis protein has protein sequence MLLNRFSIAVRLVVLSTVLLLATVLVGALGWWGMRAAGQELTQAHRMAHDHEKAIDLARSAQVSFKIQVQEWKNLLLRGHQPEPFQKYRQAFIKEGAEVQRHLAALSQLYERIGLPTADVVKSRQSLAGLQQEYLQALQAFNPDQPEASAREVDGAVRGKDREPTKHLDTLVDVVLALSVERQQAAQAEAEAQARQVMMSMLALLVAAVLTGALASWMIVSSITRPLRAVVAAAHGVAQGQLQHRLSPSGRDEIAQLVHAVVHMNDSLRGVVGQVRSAAEQVAHASGEIATGNQDLSSRTETQASALQQTAATIEQLTAGVQQAAGHAAQARDLADQASGVASRGGEVVGQVVQTMGEIHASSGKMADIIAVIDGIAFQTNILALNAAVEAARAGEQGRGFAVVASEVRALAQRSATAAREIKALIQTSVDCVEKGSGLVGEAGQTIRDTMEAVQRVQSVVDQIAAAAQEQAQGIGQISEAVSSIDNTMQQNAALVEEAAAAASSLRHQSESLRSAVAFFQLA, from the coding sequence ATGTTGCTCAATCGCTTTTCGATCGCCGTTCGCCTGGTGGTGTTGTCGACCGTGCTGCTGCTGGCCACGGTGTTGGTGGGCGCCTTGGGATGGTGGGGCATGCGTGCAGCAGGACAAGAGTTGACCCAGGCACATCGCATGGCCCACGACCATGAAAAAGCAATCGACCTGGCACGCAGCGCCCAGGTCAGCTTCAAGATTCAGGTTCAAGAATGGAAGAACCTGTTGCTCAGAGGGCATCAGCCTGAGCCGTTTCAAAAATACCGGCAAGCCTTCATCAAGGAAGGCGCCGAGGTGCAGCGCCATCTGGCAGCGCTCTCCCAACTTTACGAGCGCATCGGCTTGCCCACCGCCGATGTGGTCAAGAGCCGTCAGTCGCTGGCCGGCTTGCAGCAAGAGTACCTCCAGGCCCTGCAAGCCTTCAACCCGGATCAGCCGGAGGCCTCTGCGCGTGAGGTGGATGGTGCCGTCCGTGGCAAAGACCGCGAGCCCACAAAGCATCTGGACACCCTGGTTGATGTCGTGCTGGCCTTGAGCGTGGAGCGCCAGCAGGCCGCGCAAGCCGAGGCGGAGGCGCAGGCCCGTCAGGTGATGATGAGCATGTTGGCGTTGCTGGTCGCGGCCGTGCTGACAGGGGCGCTGGCCAGCTGGATGATTGTGAGCAGCATCACGCGACCCTTGCGCGCGGTGGTGGCGGCCGCCCATGGCGTGGCCCAAGGGCAGTTGCAGCACCGCCTGAGCCCGTCAGGGCGTGACGAAATTGCCCAGCTGGTTCATGCCGTGGTGCACATGAACGACAGCCTCAGGGGGGTGGTGGGGCAGGTGCGCAGCGCAGCCGAGCAGGTGGCTCACGCCTCTGGCGAGATCGCCACGGGCAACCAGGACCTGTCGTCCCGCACGGAAACCCAGGCGTCTGCGTTGCAACAAACGGCCGCCACCATCGAACAGCTCACGGCGGGTGTGCAGCAAGCCGCCGGCCATGCCGCCCAGGCGCGTGATCTGGCCGATCAGGCCAGTGGCGTGGCCTCTCGCGGGGGCGAGGTGGTGGGGCAGGTGGTGCAGACCATGGGTGAGATCCATGCCAGCTCCGGCAAGATGGCTGACATCATTGCCGTGATTGACGGCATCGCCTTTCAGACCAACATCCTGGCGCTGAATGCGGCGGTAGAGGCCGCGCGTGCTGGTGAGCAGGGCCGTGGCTTTGCCGTCGTGGCGTCCGAGGTGCGCGCCCTGGCGCAACGCAGCGCCACCGCGGCCCGCGAGATCAAGGCCCTCATCCAGACGAGCGTGGATTGCGTGGAGAAAGGCAGTGGCCTGGTGGGCGAGGCCGGCCAGACCATACGAGACACCATGGAGGCCGTGCAGCGGGTTCAGTCCGTGGTCGATCAGATCGCCGCGGCGGCGCAAGAGCAGGCGCAGGGCATCGGCCAGATCAGCGAGGCGGTCTCCAGCATCGACAACACCATGCAGCAGAACGCCGCTTTGGTGGAAGAAGCCGCTGCAGCGGCGTCGTCGCTGCGTCACCAGTCAGAGAGCTTGCGCTCGGCGGTGGCGTTTTTCCAGCTGGCGTGA
- a CDS encoding isovaleryl-CoA dehydrogenase, whose product MTLPGLNHQLGDDIDALRDAVRTFVDKELAPRAADIDRDNLFPADMWKKLGDLGLHGLTVSEEYGGTNLGYLAHMVAMEEVSRGSASVGLSYGAHSNLCVNQIHRNGSEAQKRKYLPKLISGDFVGALAMSEPNAGSDVVSMKLRADKKGDRYILNGSKMWITNGGDADVLVVYAKTDPDAGAKGMTAFLIEKGMKGFSRGQHLDKLGMRGSNTYPLFFEDCEVPFDNVLGGEGNGAKVLMSGLDYERAVLSGGPLGIMQSVMDNVIPYIHERKQFGQAIGEFQLLQGKIADMYTVQQAARSLAYTVAKNLDALGSQHARHVRKDCAALILWTAEKATWMAGEGIQIFGGNGYINDYPLGRLWRDAKLYEIGAGTSEIRRMLIGRELFNATS is encoded by the coding sequence ATGACCCTGCCTGGCCTGAACCACCAGCTCGGCGACGACATCGACGCCCTGCGCGACGCCGTGCGCACCTTCGTGGACAAGGAGCTCGCGCCCCGCGCCGCCGACATCGACCGCGACAACCTCTTCCCGGCCGACATGTGGAAGAAGCTGGGCGACCTGGGCCTGCACGGCCTGACGGTGTCAGAAGAGTACGGCGGCACCAACCTGGGCTACCTGGCCCACATGGTGGCCATGGAAGAGGTCAGCCGCGGCAGCGCCTCGGTGGGGCTGAGCTACGGCGCGCACTCCAACCTGTGCGTCAACCAGATTCACCGCAACGGCAGCGAGGCGCAAAAGCGCAAGTACCTGCCCAAGCTCATCAGCGGCGACTTCGTCGGTGCGCTGGCCATGAGCGAGCCCAACGCAGGATCGGACGTGGTCAGCATGAAGCTGCGCGCCGACAAGAAGGGTGACCGCTACATCCTCAACGGCAGCAAGATGTGGATCACCAACGGTGGTGACGCCGACGTGCTCGTGGTCTACGCCAAAACGGACCCAGACGCGGGCGCCAAGGGCATGACGGCCTTCCTCATCGAAAAAGGGATGAAGGGCTTCAGCCGGGGCCAGCACCTCGACAAGCTGGGCATGCGCGGCTCCAACACCTACCCGCTGTTTTTTGAAGACTGCGAGGTGCCGTTTGACAACGTGCTGGGCGGCGAGGGCAACGGCGCCAAGGTGCTCATGAGCGGGCTCGACTACGAGCGCGCCGTGCTCTCGGGCGGCCCACTGGGCATCATGCAATCCGTCATGGACAACGTGATCCCCTACATCCACGAGCGCAAGCAATTCGGCCAGGCCATCGGCGAGTTCCAGCTGCTGCAGGGCAAGATCGCCGACATGTACACGGTGCAGCAGGCGGCGCGCTCGCTGGCCTACACCGTGGCCAAAAATCTGGATGCGCTGGGCAGCCAGCACGCCCGCCACGTGCGCAAGGACTGCGCCGCCCTGATCTTGTGGACGGCCGAAAAAGCGACCTGGATGGCCGGTGAAGGCATCCAGATCTTCGGCGGCAACGGCTACATCAACGATTACCCCCTGGGACGACTCTGGCGTGACGCCAAGTTGTACGAGATTGGCGCGGGCACGAGCGAAATCCGACGCATGTTGATCGGTCGAGAGCTGTTCAATGCCACTTCATGA
- a CDS encoding hydroxymethylglutaryl-CoA lyase, with the protein MSQLPTHVTLVDVGPRDGLQNEAQPVPAATKIELVHRLQAAGLREIEVTSFVSPKWVPQMGDNAEVMAGITRQGGVRYSVLTPNMKGFEGALAAKADEVVIFAAASEAFSQRNLNCSIAESIERFRPVAEAAHAHGMKVRAAVSCALGCPYQGEVSIQAVDEVVQRLLDIGSHHIGIADTIGVGTAGQVQRVMEVTMKRVPLAELSGHFHDTYGQALANIYACLQLGVHTFDASVAGLGGCPYAKGATGNVATEDVVYLLHGMGIHTGIDLDALVDAGAFISGALGRPTASRVARATLAKRARAA; encoded by the coding sequence ATGAGTCAACTCCCCACCCACGTCACCCTGGTCGATGTCGGCCCCCGCGATGGCCTGCAAAACGAGGCCCAGCCCGTGCCTGCGGCCACCAAGATCGAGCTCGTGCACCGCCTGCAAGCCGCTGGCCTGCGCGAGATCGAAGTCACCAGTTTTGTCAGCCCCAAGTGGGTGCCGCAGATGGGCGACAACGCCGAGGTCATGGCCGGCATCACGCGCCAGGGCGGCGTGCGCTACAGCGTGCTCACGCCCAACATGAAGGGCTTTGAGGGCGCGCTGGCCGCCAAGGCCGATGAAGTCGTCATCTTCGCGGCCGCCAGCGAGGCCTTCAGCCAGCGCAACCTCAACTGCTCGATCGCCGAATCCATCGAGCGCTTCCGCCCGGTGGCCGAGGCCGCACATGCGCATGGCATGAAGGTGCGCGCCGCCGTGTCGTGCGCGCTGGGTTGCCCCTACCAGGGTGAGGTGAGCATCCAGGCCGTGGACGAGGTGGTGCAACGCCTGCTGGACATCGGCAGCCACCACATCGGCATCGCCGACACCATCGGCGTGGGCACCGCAGGCCAGGTGCAGCGCGTGATGGAAGTCACCATGAAACGCGTGCCCCTGGCCGAACTCAGTGGCCACTTTCACGACACCTACGGCCAGGCGCTGGCCAACATCTACGCTTGCCTGCAACTGGGCGTGCACACGTTCGATGCCAGCGTGGCCGGCCTGGGCGGCTGCCCCTACGCCAAGGGCGCCACCGGCAACGTGGCCACCGAAGACGTGGTCTATCTGCTGCACGGGATGGGCATTCACACCGGCATCGATCTGGACGCGCTGGTGGACGCCGGTGCCTTCATCTCTGGCGCGCTGGGACGGCCCACGGCCTCGCGCGTGGCGCGCGCCACGCTGGCCAAACGCGCCCGCGCTGCCTGA